One stretch of Saccharopolyspora erythraea DNA includes these proteins:
- the clpB gene encoding ATP-dependent chaperone ClpB has translation MDAFNPTTKIQQAISSAAQAATVAGNPDVTPAHLLGALLAQGDGLTAPLLSAVDADPSEVRSELERIINALPAASGSTVSAPQLSREAVRSLTHGQHLATEMGDDYVSTEHLLVGLATEGGQVADLLRRHGATPDALKDAFAKVRGSARVSSPDPEGTYKALEKYGQDLTDRARRGDVDPVIGRDAEIRRVVQVLSRRTKNNPVLIGEPGVGKTAIVEGLAQRIVAGDVPESLRGKRVVSLDLGSMVAGAKYRGEFEERLKAVLKEITESAGQIITFIDELHTIVGAGATGEGAMDAGNMIKPMLARGELRMVGATTLDEYREHIETDAALERRFQQVLVGEPSPEDTVAILRGLKERYEVHHGVRITDGALVAAATLSDRYITARFLPDKAIDLVDEAASRLRMEIDSRPVEIDEVERAVRRLEIEEMALAKEEDPASLDRLAALRSELADRREKLSELTARWQGEKESIDRIRVLKTQLEQLRGESERAERDGDLGKAAELRYGRIPTLEKELGAATEAQSRHKAMLQEEVTPDDVADVVSAWTGIPAGRLLEGETTKLLRMEDELSARVVGQAEAVRAVSDAVRRARAGVADPDRPTGSFMFLGPTGVGKTELAKALAGFLFDDDRAMIRIDMSEYSEKHSVARLVGAPPGYVGYDQGGQLTESVRRRPYSVVLFDEVEKAHQDVFDVLLQALDDGRLTDGQGRTVDFRNTILVLTSNLGSQAIADPNLTEQQRDEAVRAVVHQHFKPEFLNRLDDVVVFHALSTEELTSIVDIQVERLARRLAQRRLVLDVQPAARDWLALNGFDPVFGARPLRRLVQSAIGDQLAKKLLGGEIREGDKVRVDTSDDNSALVVEAA, from the coding sequence ATGGACGCTTTCAACCCGACCACGAAGATCCAGCAGGCGATCTCTTCGGCGGCGCAGGCCGCGACCGTCGCGGGAAACCCCGACGTCACGCCCGCCCACCTGCTCGGCGCCCTGCTCGCCCAGGGCGACGGGCTCACCGCGCCGCTGCTGTCCGCGGTCGACGCCGACCCCTCCGAGGTGCGTTCCGAGCTGGAACGGATCATCAACGCCCTCCCCGCGGCCAGCGGCTCCACCGTCTCGGCGCCGCAGCTCTCGCGGGAGGCGGTCCGGTCGCTGACCCACGGCCAGCACCTGGCCACCGAGATGGGCGACGACTACGTCTCCACCGAGCACCTGCTGGTCGGGCTGGCGACGGAGGGCGGCCAGGTCGCCGACCTGCTGCGCAGGCACGGCGCCACGCCGGACGCGCTCAAGGACGCCTTCGCCAAGGTGCGCGGGTCGGCCCGGGTGTCCAGCCCCGACCCCGAGGGCACCTACAAGGCGCTGGAGAAGTACGGCCAGGACCTCACCGACCGCGCCCGCCGCGGTGACGTCGACCCGGTGATCGGCCGCGACGCCGAGATCCGGCGCGTCGTGCAGGTGCTGTCGCGGCGCACGAAGAACAACCCGGTGCTGATCGGCGAGCCCGGCGTCGGCAAGACCGCCATCGTCGAGGGCCTGGCCCAGCGGATCGTGGCCGGTGACGTGCCGGAGTCGCTGCGCGGCAAGCGGGTCGTGTCTCTCGATCTCGGGTCGATGGTCGCGGGCGCGAAGTACCGGGGCGAGTTCGAGGAACGCCTCAAGGCGGTGCTCAAGGAGATCACCGAGTCGGCGGGCCAGATCATCACCTTCATCGACGAGCTGCACACCATCGTCGGCGCGGGCGCGACCGGTGAGGGCGCGATGGACGCGGGCAACATGATCAAGCCGATGCTCGCCCGCGGCGAGCTGCGCATGGTCGGCGCAACGACCCTCGACGAGTACCGCGAGCACATCGAGACCGACGCGGCCCTGGAGCGCCGGTTCCAGCAGGTGCTGGTCGGCGAGCCGAGCCCGGAGGACACCGTCGCCATCCTGCGCGGGCTCAAGGAGCGCTACGAGGTCCACCACGGCGTGCGGATCACCGACGGCGCGCTGGTCGCAGCCGCCACCCTCTCCGACCGCTACATCACCGCGCGGTTCCTGCCGGACAAGGCCATCGACCTGGTCGACGAGGCGGCATCCCGGCTGCGCATGGAGATCGACTCCCGTCCGGTGGAGATCGACGAGGTCGAGCGGGCCGTGCGCAGGCTGGAGATCGAGGAGATGGCGCTGGCCAAGGAGGAGGACCCGGCGTCGCTGGACCGGCTGGCCGCGCTGCGCTCCGAGCTGGCCGACCGGCGCGAGAAGCTCTCCGAGCTGACCGCGCGCTGGCAGGGCGAGAAGGAGTCCATCGACAGGATCCGCGTGCTCAAGACCCAGCTCGAGCAGCTTCGCGGCGAGTCCGAGCGCGCCGAGCGCGACGGCGACCTCGGCAAGGCCGCCGAGCTGCGCTACGGCCGGATACCGACGCTGGAGAAGGAGCTCGGCGCGGCCACCGAGGCCCAGAGCAGGCACAAGGCGATGCTGCAGGAGGAGGTCACGCCCGACGACGTCGCCGACGTGGTGAGCGCGTGGACCGGCATCCCCGCGGGCCGGCTGCTGGAGGGCGAGACGACCAAGCTGCTGCGGATGGAGGACGAGCTCTCCGCCCGCGTCGTCGGCCAGGCCGAGGCGGTGCGCGCGGTCTCCGACGCGGTGCGCCGGGCGCGCGCGGGCGTGGCCGACCCGGACCGGCCGACGGGCTCGTTCATGTTCCTGGGGCCCACCGGTGTCGGCAAGACCGAGCTGGCCAAGGCGCTGGCGGGCTTCCTGTTCGACGACGACCGGGCGATGATCCGCATCGACATGAGCGAGTACTCCGAGAAGCACTCGGTCGCGCGCCTGGTCGGGGCGCCGCCCGGCTACGTCGGCTACGACCAGGGCGGGCAGCTCACCGAGTCGGTGCGCCGCCGCCCTTACTCGGTGGTGCTGTTCGACGAGGTGGAGAAGGCGCACCAGGACGTCTTCGACGTGCTGTTGCAGGCCCTCGACGACGGCAGGCTGACCGACGGCCAGGGCCGGACGGTGGACTTCCGCAACACGATCCTGGTGCTGACCTCGAACCTGGGGTCGCAGGCCATCGCCGACCCCAACCTCACCGAGCAGCAGCGCGACGAGGCCGTCCGCGCGGTGGTGCACCAGCACTTCAAGCCGGAGTTCCTCAACCGGCTCGACGACGTCGTGGTGTTCCACGCGCTGTCGACCGAGGAGCTGACGTCCATCGTGGACATCCAGGTGGAGCGGCTGGCGCGGCGGCTGGCCCAGCGCAGGCTGGTCCTGGACGTGCAGCCCGCGGCTCGCGACTGGCTGGCGCTCAACGGCTTCGACCCGGTATTCGGCGCCCGGCCGTTGCGGCGGCTGGTGCAGTCGGCCATCGGCGACCAGCTCGCGAAGAAGCTGCTGGGCGGCGAGATCCGCGAGGGCGACAAGGTGCGGGTGGACACCAGCGACGACAACTCGGCGCTGGTCGTCGAGGCGGCCTGA
- a CDS encoding YceI family protein — protein MLNMDNGHGAVTATVRAGDGWPVPGAALTVIDPAGAQVARVQGDDDGSAVAAGLPAGTYTTIITALGYEPVARTTMVHEGRAAALGVVELRQVGGFDLPAPGRWRIDPVHSSIRASARHLGISSIHGRFADFTGDVHVGNPIENSVVEVVIDARSIDTANEQRDEHLRGADFLDVERYPEIAFRSTALRPRGGDAWDLDGVLMLCGVSRQVRLDTRFAGVGPDPWGGTRASASASVQLRREDFAMNFNQALRTGIAAIGTTLRVDIDIQAVRQG, from the coding sequence ATGCTGAACATGGACAACGGCCACGGCGCGGTGACCGCCACCGTGCGCGCCGGCGACGGCTGGCCGGTGCCCGGCGCGGCGCTGACCGTCATCGACCCGGCGGGCGCGCAGGTCGCCAGGGTGCAGGGCGACGACGACGGCTCGGCGGTCGCCGCCGGGCTGCCCGCGGGCACCTACACCACGATCATCACCGCGCTCGGCTACGAGCCGGTCGCGCGCACGACGATGGTGCACGAGGGCCGGGCGGCGGCGCTCGGAGTGGTCGAGCTGCGGCAGGTCGGCGGGTTCGACCTGCCCGCGCCGGGGCGGTGGCGGATCGACCCCGTGCACTCGTCGATCCGCGCAAGCGCGCGGCACCTGGGGATCAGCAGCATCCACGGCCGCTTCGCCGACTTCACCGGTGACGTCCACGTCGGCAACCCGATCGAGAACTCGGTCGTGGAGGTCGTGATCGACGCCAGGAGCATCGACACGGCCAACGAGCAGCGCGACGAGCACCTGCGCGGCGCGGACTTCCTCGACGTCGAGCGCTACCCGGAGATCGCGTTCCGGTCGACCGCGCTGCGTCCCCGCGGCGGCGACGCGTGGGACCTCGACGGCGTCCTGATGCTGTGCGGGGTGAGCAGGCAGGTGCGGCTGGACACCCGCTTCGCCGGCGTGGGACCGGACCCCTGGGGAGGCACGCGGGCGTCGGCTTCGGCGTCGGTGCAGCTGCGCCGGGAGGACTTCGCGATGAACTTCAACCAGGCGCTTCGCACAGGCATCGCGGCCATCGGCACCACGTTGCGCGTCGACATCGACATCCAGGCGGTCCGGCAGGGCTGA
- a CDS encoding MFS transporter yields the protein MTSSTIRHAAPERVAPAQADGTSEPMTHRQIMEAMSGLMLALLVAILSSTIVSNALPRILADLDGSQSQYTWVVTAMLLTSTASTPIWGKLSDLFSKKALYQLAITIFTVGSVLGGFAQSMPMLIGFRAVQGIGMGGLQALIQVVIAAMVSPRERGRYSGYIGATFAVATVSGPLVGGLIVDTPWLGWRWCFWVTVPIAVIAFVVLGRTLKLPVVKRPIKIDWFGALFLVGGVSLLLVWVSMAGKQFAWASPETAALVGGGVAALVVAVIIESRVGEPIVPLRMFANGTVTLATIGTVAVGTAMFGGAVFLGQYFQIARSFSPTHAGLMTLPMVGGLFLSSTISGQVISRRTGRIKPFLVGGGIVLVAGMALLSTIDHETNLVLVGCYLAMMGIGVGALMQNLVLAVQNTTDSRDMGSVTSVVTFFRTLGGSAGVSVLGAILATRVSDYIVEGLAGTPGAAHAGGGGSLDIDSLPAPVQVVVRAAYGDAIGDIFLVSACISVVTLLAVLFIKEVPLRTTVDSQPARGAVDNSAEAVDKSVETGAHESAATSGYPQVGGVREGTVHSRREPVDNSVNNGSDAWSEPVRPRPYTTEGVQLTGILDDLHLHGSVTDASGAPVEGVVLTLTDSSGRQAGRVRTSGDGRYRLEVPHGGSYVLIASGGSYQPTASMVVIGDRPVSHDVRMFGAGGVAGVVRAGAREVSGAMVLLTDVRGEVIGSCATGEGGRYVFGGLVGGMYALTVTADGYRPTATSVHVDDGEQVQLDVALQAGTTLSGVVRAPGLDAPVPDARVTLLDADGVVVAAATTGADGGYEFTDLPEGEYTVIATGYPPVASSLRVAGEQVAHDVELGHPGN from the coding sequence ATGACAAGCTCGACGATCCGGCACGCGGCCCCCGAGCGGGTCGCGCCCGCGCAGGCGGACGGGACGTCCGAGCCGATGACCCACCGGCAGATCATGGAGGCGATGTCGGGCCTGATGCTGGCCCTGCTGGTCGCCATCCTCAGCTCGACCATCGTGTCCAACGCGCTGCCGCGCATCCTCGCCGACCTCGACGGCAGCCAGAGCCAGTACACCTGGGTCGTCACCGCGATGCTGCTGACCTCGACCGCGAGCACGCCGATCTGGGGCAAGCTCTCCGACCTGTTCAGCAAGAAGGCGCTCTACCAGCTCGCCATCACGATCTTCACGGTCGGCTCGGTGCTCGGCGGCTTCGCGCAGTCGATGCCGATGCTGATCGGCTTCCGCGCGGTGCAGGGCATCGGCATGGGCGGGCTGCAGGCGCTGATCCAGGTCGTGATCGCCGCGATGGTCTCGCCGCGCGAGCGCGGCCGCTACAGCGGCTACATCGGTGCGACCTTCGCGGTGGCCACGGTCAGCGGACCGCTGGTCGGCGGCCTCATCGTCGACACCCCGTGGCTGGGCTGGCGCTGGTGCTTCTGGGTCACGGTGCCGATCGCGGTCATCGCGTTCGTCGTCCTGGGCCGCACGCTGAAGCTGCCGGTCGTCAAGCGCCCCATCAAGATCGACTGGTTCGGCGCGCTGTTCCTCGTCGGCGGCGTGAGCCTGCTGCTGGTCTGGGTGTCGATGGCGGGCAAGCAGTTCGCCTGGGCCTCGCCGGAGACCGCCGCCCTCGTCGGTGGCGGCGTTGCCGCGCTGGTCGTCGCGGTGATCATCGAGAGCAGGGTCGGCGAGCCGATCGTGCCGCTGCGGATGTTCGCCAACGGCACCGTCACCCTGGCCACGATCGGCACCGTCGCGGTCGGTACGGCGATGTTCGGCGGCGCGGTCTTCCTGGGCCAGTACTTCCAGATCGCGCGCAGCTTCAGCCCCACCCATGCCGGTCTGATGACGCTGCCGATGGTCGGCGGGCTGTTCCTGTCCTCGACGATCTCGGGCCAGGTCATCTCCCGCCGCACCGGGCGCATCAAGCCGTTCCTGGTCGGCGGCGGCATCGTGCTGGTGGCCGGGATGGCGCTGCTGAGCACGATCGACCACGAGACGAACCTGGTGCTGGTCGGCTGCTACCTGGCCATGATGGGCATCGGCGTCGGCGCGCTGATGCAGAACCTCGTGCTGGCGGTGCAGAACACCACCGACAGCCGGGACATGGGGTCGGTCACCTCGGTCGTGACGTTCTTCCGGACGCTGGGCGGCTCGGCGGGGGTCTCGGTGCTGGGCGCGATCCTCGCGACCCGCGTCTCGGACTACATCGTGGAGGGGCTGGCAGGCACGCCCGGCGCCGCCCACGCGGGCGGAGGCGGCTCGCTCGACATCGACTCGCTGCCCGCGCCCGTGCAGGTCGTGGTCCGGGCCGCCTACGGCGACGCGATCGGGGACATCTTCCTCGTGTCCGCGTGCATCTCCGTGGTGACGCTGCTAGCTGTGCTGTTCATCAAGGAGGTCCCGCTGCGCACCACGGTTGATTCACAGCCCGCGCGGGGGGCTGTGGACAACTCCGCCGAAGCTGTGGACAAGTCGGTGGAAACCGGTGCGCACGAGTCCGCCGCCACCAGCGGCTATCCCCAGGTTGGGGGTGTGCGCGAAGGCACTGTGCACAGCCGCCGCGAACCTGTGGACAACTCTGTGAACAACGGGTCCGATGCCTGGTCAGAGCCGGTGAGGCCGCGGCCGTACACCACCGAAGGAGTGCAGTTGACGGGAATCCTCGACGATCTCCACCTACACGGTTCGGTGACAGACGCCTCCGGCGCTCCGGTCGAGGGCGTGGTGCTCACCCTCACCGACTCCAGCGGGCGCCAGGCGGGCCGGGTGCGCACCTCGGGCGACGGCCGCTACCGCCTCGAGGTCCCGCACGGCGGCAGCTACGTGCTGATCGCCTCCGGCGGCAGCTACCAGCCGACCGCGTCGATGGTCGTGATCGGCGACCGGCCGGTGTCCCACGACGTGCGGATGTTCGGCGCGGGCGGGGTCGCCGGCGTGGTGCGGGCCGGCGCGCGGGAGGTCTCCGGCGCGATGGTGCTGCTCACCGACGTCCGGGGCGAGGTCATCGGCTCCTGCGCCACCGGCGAGGGCGGCCGGTACGTGTTCGGCGGTCTGGTCGGCGGCATGTACGCGCTGACGGTCACCGCCGACGGATATCGCCCGACGGCGACCTCGGTCCACGTCGACGACGGCGAGCAGGTGCAGCTCGACGTGGCGTTGCAGGCCGGTACGACGCTCAGCGGCGTGGTGCGGGCCCCCGGGCTCGACGCCCCGGTGCCCGACGCCAGGGTCACCCTGCTGGACGCCGACGGCGTGGTCGTCGCGGCGGCCACCACCGGTGCCGACGGCGGCTACGAGTTCACCGACCTGCCGGAGGGCGAGTACACCGTCATCGCCACCGGCTATCCGCCGGTCGCGTCGTCTCTGCGCGTCGCGGGCGAGCAGGTCGCCCACGACGTCGAGCTGGGCCACCCCGGGAACTGA
- a CDS encoding MarR family winged helix-turn-helix transcriptional regulator, with amino-acid sequence MGPTPELCSELLRPLRFLIGLKHVALQKGFQFNDEVPYAATGLLAELVHRGECRASDLAQHRVVDASVVSRQVHQLEQAGMITRRPDPDDRRVSLLRATADGERALAALERRKAEWLSRALSEWDDDAVRQLADLLSTAANDLHRAAHAQEEVSADARRVAEPSAAAKPAPTAAEPAPERPAVQRHAPERTTPARDAPERPSVQQPTAEQPTAEQPTPERAAPQQPAPAQPVPEHHAQTATPAPAARTTTEGA; translated from the coding sequence ATGGGACCCACGCCTGAACTCTGCAGCGAGCTGCTGCGCCCGCTGCGCTTCCTGATCGGCCTCAAGCACGTGGCGTTGCAGAAGGGCTTCCAGTTCAACGACGAAGTGCCCTACGCCGCGACCGGCCTGCTGGCCGAGCTCGTCCACCGCGGCGAGTGCCGGGCCTCCGACCTCGCCCAGCACCGGGTCGTCGACGCCTCGGTGGTCAGCAGGCAGGTGCACCAGCTCGAACAGGCCGGGATGATCACGCGCCGCCCCGACCCCGACGACCGGCGGGTCTCGCTGCTGCGCGCGACGGCCGACGGCGAGCGCGCGCTCGCCGCGCTGGAGCGCCGCAAGGCCGAGTGGCTCAGCCGGGCACTGAGCGAGTGGGACGACGACGCCGTCCGGCAGCTGGCCGATCTCCTGTCGACGGCGGCGAACGACCTGCACCGCGCGGCCCACGCGCAGGAGGAGGTATCGGCGGACGCGCGGCGGGTCGCCGAGCCGTCCGCCGCCGCGAAGCCCGCGCCCACCGCTGCTGAGCCAGCACCCGAACGGCCCGCAGTCCAGCGGCACGCGCCAGAGCGGACCACGCCTGCGCGGGACGCACCCGAACGGCCCTCGGTCCAACAGCCCACAGCCGAGCAGCCCACAGCCGAGCAGCCCACACCCGAGCGGGCTGCACCCCAGCAGCCCGCCCCCGCACAGCCCGTGCCCGAACACCACGCGCAGACCGCGACGCCCGCGCCCGCGGCGCGCACGACGACGGAAGGAGCCTGA
- a CDS encoding MarR family winged helix-turn-helix transcriptional regulator codes for MIEQEQAGAAGSAGGVRDEGIDRRTAAESIERELVMMFRRARNVSSMVAEQVHPDLDPASYSLLLMVDEHGPLRGMDVADRTRLDKSTVSRQIATLVELNLLERVPDPDDGRARRIQLSELGRARLEQVRNQRRKHLHGQFASWTTQDLKDMARLLNKLNGMM; via the coding sequence GTGATCGAGCAGGAACAGGCCGGTGCTGCCGGCTCCGCCGGTGGCGTGCGGGACGAGGGCATCGACCGGCGCACGGCGGCCGAGTCCATCGAACGCGAGCTCGTGATGATGTTCCGCCGGGCGCGCAACGTGTCGAGCATGGTCGCCGAGCAGGTGCACCCGGACCTCGACCCGGCCTCCTACAGCCTGCTGCTGATGGTCGACGAGCACGGGCCGCTGCGGGGCATGGACGTCGCCGACCGCACGCGGCTCGACAAGTCCACGGTCAGCAGGCAGATCGCGACGCTGGTGGAGCTGAACCTGCTGGAGCGGGTGCCCGACCCCGACGACGGCCGGGCCCGGCGCATACAGCTCTCGGAGCTGGGGCGCGCCCGCCTGGAGCAGGTCCGCAACCAGCGGCGCAAGCACCTGCACGGCCAGTTCGCGAGCTGGACCACGCAGGACCTCAAGGACATGGCCCGGCTGCTGAACAAGCTCAACGGCATGATGTGA
- a CDS encoding pyridoxamine 5'-phosphate oxidase family protein: MRTAAGPLRTPAGTVFPQLTPSGTADDDLLELELADPPSARSSQPEPTLAKADSPNRSDDPNDPFTEGHQGAALPGSAGEHLLQCAYGTAKRARRFYDDQVLDHLNPQMKEFISRMEMAFVATSDSRGDCDSSLRAGPPGFIEVLDDRHIAYPEYRGNGVMASLGNISENPHIGILMVDFVSDLIGLHVNGRARIVEDPDLRVIHPALPAEFDRGRTPERWVVVQVEESYVHCRKHIPRMAPVVRQRSWGTDDIKRKGGDYFEARGTPRPWHPADAEVGAS; the protein is encoded by the coding sequence GTGCGCACCGCTGCCGGCCCGCTGCGTACCCCGGCCGGAACCGTGTTCCCGCAGCTCACCCCGAGCGGCACCGCCGACGACGACCTGCTGGAGCTTGAGCTCGCCGACCCGCCGTCCGCGCGGTCGTCCCAACCGGAACCGACGCTCGCGAAGGCGGACTCCCCGAACCGCTCCGACGACCCGAACGACCCCTTCACGGAGGGTCACCAGGGCGCTGCGCTGCCCGGGTCGGCGGGCGAGCACCTGCTCCAGTGCGCCTACGGCACCGCCAAGCGCGCCCGGCGCTTCTACGACGACCAGGTCCTCGACCACCTGAACCCGCAGATGAAGGAGTTCATCTCCCGGATGGAGATGGCCTTCGTGGCCACCTCCGACTCGCGCGGCGACTGCGACTCCAGCCTGCGCGCCGGTCCCCCCGGCTTCATCGAGGTGCTCGACGACCGGCACATCGCCTACCCCGAGTACCGGGGCAACGGCGTGATGGCCAGCCTCGGCAACATCAGTGAGAATCCGCACATCGGAATCCTGATGGTCGACTTCGTGTCCGACCTGATCGGCCTGCACGTCAACGGCAGGGCCCGCATCGTCGAGGACCCGGACCTGCGGGTCATCCACCCGGCACTGCCCGCGGAGTTCGACCGCGGTCGCACGCCCGAGCGGTGGGTGGTCGTGCAGGTCGAGGAGTCCTACGTGCACTGCCGCAAGCACATCCCGCGGATGGCTCCGGTCGTGCGGCAGCGGAGCTGGGGCACCGACGACATCAAGCGCAAGGGTGGCGACTACTTCGAGGCGAGGGGCACGCCCCGGCCGTGGCACCCCGCCGACGCCGAGGTCGGCGCGAGCTAG
- a CDS encoding FAD-binding oxidoreductase: MVRLIRESWAEVEPQADDVARFFYGMLFSLSPATRDLFAVNMEVQRSRLLRALVHVIQMVDRPDDLLPFLHQLGRDHRKFGVVSAHYEAVGTALLASIKKHAGSSWTDEVERAWAEAYTVMASAMTEAAAADEGPAWYNGEIVHHERLSWDVAIVRVQPDHPVPYQPGQYVSVEVPQRPRLWRYLTPANAPSEDGTMEFHIKSVEGGWVSRALVGHARPGDVWRIGSPMGRLGVDRQRDRDVLMIAGGTGLTPMRAIIDDLAQYGDNPRVQLFYGGRNRDDLYDLEGLQRVAMSNPWLTVTPVLENDPGAVGAEHGTLADVVTRYGAWSERDVLVGGSPAMIRATVSRMLVAGTPLDHIQYDPFTLD, translated from the coding sequence ATGGTCCGCCTGATCCGCGAGAGCTGGGCCGAAGTGGAGCCGCAGGCCGATGACGTGGCCAGGTTCTTCTACGGAATGCTCTTCAGCCTCTCCCCGGCCACCCGCGACCTGTTCGCGGTGAACATGGAGGTGCAGCGCAGCCGGTTGCTGCGCGCGCTCGTCCACGTGATCCAGATGGTGGACCGCCCCGACGACCTGCTGCCGTTCCTGCACCAGCTCGGCCGGGACCACCGCAAGTTCGGCGTGGTCTCCGCGCACTACGAGGCGGTGGGGACCGCGCTGCTGGCCTCGATCAAGAAGCACGCGGGCTCGTCGTGGACCGACGAGGTCGAGCGCGCATGGGCCGAGGCCTACACCGTGATGGCCTCGGCGATGACCGAAGCGGCGGCCGCCGACGAGGGCCCCGCCTGGTACAACGGCGAGATCGTGCACCACGAGCGGCTGAGCTGGGACGTCGCGATCGTGCGCGTGCAGCCCGACCACCCGGTGCCCTACCAGCCCGGGCAGTACGTGAGCGTCGAGGTTCCGCAGCGCCCGCGGCTGTGGCGCTACCTCACACCGGCCAACGCGCCGAGTGAGGACGGCACCATGGAGTTCCACATCAAGTCCGTGGAGGGCGGCTGGGTCAGCCGCGCGCTGGTCGGTCACGCCCGGCCGGGCGACGTCTGGCGCATCGGTTCCCCGATGGGGCGCCTCGGTGTGGACCGCCAGCGCGACCGGGACGTGCTGATGATCGCCGGAGGCACCGGCCTGACGCCGATGCGCGCGATCATCGACGACCTCGCCCAGTACGGCGACAACCCGCGCGTGCAGCTCTTCTACGGCGGACGCAACCGCGACGACCTCTACGACCTCGAGGGCCTCCAGCGCGTCGCGATGAGCAACCCGTGGCTGACGGTGACCCCGGTGCTGGAGAACGACCCGGGCGCCGTAGGCGCCGAGCACGGCACGCTCGCCGACGTGGTGACCCGCTACGGCGCATGGTCGGAACGCGACGTGCTGGTCGGCGGCTCGCCGGCGATGATCCGCGCGACCGTGTCGCGGATGCTGGTAGCGGGCACGCCGCTCGACCACATCCAGTACGACCCGTTCACGCTGGACTGA